Within the Paraburkholderia flagellata genome, the region ATTCCCCGGTCATGCTGGAGAGCCACCATCCTCAGGAGCCTGGAACAAATGCAATTTCTCGACGACTCGTTGCACCCCGAGAATCAGGACAAAGTTGTTATCACAACTGCACCGTACGGACCGGAATGGATGCCCGAAGATTTCCCGGAAGACATTCCGGTGACGATGGAAGAGCAGATCCAGAAGGCTGTCGACTGCTACAACGCTGGCGCGACCGTTCTGCACCTGCATGTGCGTGAACTCGACGGCAAGGGCTCCAAGCGCCTCTCGAAGTTCAATGAGCTTATCGCCGGCGTGCGCGCCGCGGTGCCGGACATGATCATCCAGGTGGGCGGCTCGATCTCGTTCGCGCCGGAAGACGAAGGGCAGGCCGCCAAGTGGCTCTCCGACGATACGCGTCACATGCTCGCCGACCTCGAACCTAAGCCGGACCAGGTCACGGTCGCGATCAACACGACGCAGATGAACATCATGGAGCTGCTTTATCCGGAGTATCTGGAAGGCACGTCGCTCTCCAACCCTGCGTTCATGGCCGCCTACAGCGAAATGACGGTTCCCGCCGGTCCCGCGTGGGTGGAGGAGCATCTGCGCCGCCTGCAGGCTTCGGGCATTCAGCCCCACTTCCAGCTCACCGGCATTCACGCCCTCGAGACGCTCGACCGCCTGGTGCGCAAGGGCGTGTACATGGGGCCGTTGAACCTCACGTGGATTGGCATTGGCGGTGGCTTTGACGGCCCGAACCCGTTCAACTTCGCTAACTTCGTCCACCGTGCGCCGGATGGCTGCACGCTCACCGCCGAGTCGCTGCTCAAGAACGTGCTGCCGTTCAACATGATGGCGATGGCTATGGGCCTGCATCCGCGCTGCGGTATCGAGGACACGATCATCGACCAGCACGGCAAGCGCTTCACGTCCGTGCAGCAGATCGAGCAGTGCGTGCGCGTGGCGCGCGAGCTGGGCCGTGAAATTGCCACGGGCAAGGAAGCACGCGAGATTTACCGCATTGGCGTGCAGTACGAAACGATCGACGAGACGCTCACGGCCAACGGCATGGCGCCGAACCGCAAGCCCGGCGTGAGGAATCTGCCGTTGCGCGCGGCGTGATGGATTGGACACCGATGCGGGCGTGAGCTGGCGTCGGGGCTCCAGAGGTAGTATGCCGCGGCGACACGGGGTGCCAGTCGCGGCCAATTTGTCCAAACGGACAGAGCGGTCACCAAAAAGCTAGACGTGAAGGAGACAAACGATGCTCATGCAGCATGCTGAGCCCACGACGGGTGATGTTTCAGTGGCAAAAGACGACGTGCGCGCCTATGCCTGGGTCGTGTTTGCATTGACGGCCGGGTTGCTGCTTTCCGACTACATGTCGCGGCAGGTCCTGAATGCCGTGTTTCCTCTGCTCAAGAGCACCTGGAGCCTCTCCGACACACGGTTGGGATCGCTGAGCAGCGTGGTCGCACTGATGGTCGGCGTGCTGACCTTTCCGCTGTCGGTCCTCGCCGACCGCTGGGGACGAGTGAAAAGCATCATCCTGATGGCGGCGATGTGGAGTCTTGCGACGCTGGGCTGCGCACTCTCGACGAACTACGGCGAAATGCTGCTCGCACGCGCCTTCGTTGGCATCGGCGAAGCCGCCTACGGCAGCGTCGGGGTCGCGCTGGTTCTGAGCATCTTTCCGGCACGCCTGCGCTCGACCCTCACCGCGTCGTTCATGGCGGGCGGGGCATTTGGCTCCGTTCTGGGCATGGCCATCGGCGGTGCGGTAGCGGCTCATGTCGGTTGGCGCGCGGCCTTCGGCACGATGGCCGGGCTTGGGCTCGCTCTGGTCGTCGTGTATCGCTTCGTTGTCACCGAAAAGCGCCTTGCGCCGATGCAACCGGCCAGCGTGAGCCGCGCGGCGAAAACGCCGGGCGTGCGCACGAGTTTCCGTACCCTGATGAAAGGACTCTTTTCGACGAAGTCGGTCATTTGCGCCTATGTCGGCAGCGGCTGCCATCTGCTGGTTCCCGCAGCGGTCTGGGCGTGGGTGCCGAGTTTTCTGAACCGCTACTACGGCATGGCCACCGCCCAGGCGGCGGCGACAGGTGCGCTCTTTGTTCTCGTCACGGGCGTGGGCATGGTGGTGTGCGGTAACCTGGCCGACCGCGTCAGCAAGAATCGCCCGCAGAATAAGTGGGCAACGGCCATCGCCTATTGCCTGATCTGCTTCACGCTGCTCGCGATCGGCTTTCGCATGCCCGCCGGCACACTGCAACTCGTGGTGATCGGCTGCGGGATGTTCTTCTGCGCAGGGGCGAGCGGCCCTTCGGGCGCAATGGTAGCAAACCTCACGCCGCCGTCGATCCACGCGTCCGCATTTGCCACGCTGACGCTGGCAAACAACCTGCTCGGACTGGCCCCGGCTGCCGTCCTGACGGGTCTGGTCGCAGACCATATTGGCCTCCTCGGCGCATTACAACTCGTGCCGTTTGCGTCCCTGATCGCGGCCACCGCCTTCTTCATCGGCAAGCGCAACTACGGCCGCGATCTGGATCGCGTGAATGCACTACGTGAGCAGGCCGCGTATTGACAGATTGAGCTGATGGGACCTGCGCCGCTGCCCACGTTCGCGGGTCGGGCGCAGTCCTCGGGTCGAGCGCAAGTCTAGAGTAAGCGCTCGATCCGTGGCGGTACGTCGCGCAAGAACGTCGATTCTGCGTATATGCTTGATATATCAACTAGATAATTGATTTCTCGTCGTTTTGTTATTAGACCCCTGCGGTAATTTTTACTTTGGACATTGGGCGCTGCGGCGCGCCATACACGCCCAAACAAACGACTGATCTGGGAAATGCGCCTGGGGCAGGGACGATCTGTTCCGCCGCAGGCGAATTGCATTTTGCATCCGACTAACGGATAGGAGATTGAACATGGCGAAGGCAGTACGCTTTTATGAAACCGGTGGTCCCGAAGTCTTGCGCTACGAAAGCGTCGAAGTGGGCGACCCCGGCCCCGGGCAGGTCCGCCTGCGCCATGAGGCAGTCGGCCTGAATTTCGCCGATACCTACTTCCGCTCCGGCCTGTACCCCGTTCCGCTGCCTGCCGGCATGGGCGTGGAAGCCGCGGGCGTGGTCGAGGCCGTGGGCCCCGAGGTGACCAACGTCGCAGTGGGCGACCGCGTGACCTACACCGGTTTCATCAACACGCTCGGCGCGTACAGCACCGAACGCCTGATCCCGGCGGCGCCCCTCATCAAGCTGCCCGACGCGATTGCGTGCGAAACGGCGGCCGGCATGACCATGCGAGGCCTCACGTCGTCGTACCTCATGCGCCGCATCCACGACTTCAAGGCCGGCGACACGATCCTGCTGCATGCAGCCGCGGGCGGTGTCGGCCTGATCGTCTCGCAGTGGGCGAAGCTGCTGGGCCTCACGGTGATCGGCACGGTGTCGAACGAGGCGAAAGGCGAAGTGGCGCGCGCACATGGTTGCGACCACATCATTTACTACGGCCGCGAAGATGTCGCGAAGCGCGTGCGCGAACTGACGAACGGCGTGGGCGTGAACGTGGTGTTCGACAGCGTGGGCAAGGACACCTTCGAAGCGTCGCTCGACTCGCTCAAGCGCCGCGGCCTGATGGTTTGCGTCGGCACGGCTTCGGGCCCGATTCCGCCGTTCAATCCGCAGATCCTCGCGATGAAGGGCTCGCTCTATCTCACGCGCCCGGCGCTGGCGGACTATATCGCCGACCCCGCGGAAAAGAACGAGCTGGCTTCCGAGCTGTTCGGGCACGTTGCCGCGGGCCGCATCAAGATCGAACTGAACCAGCGTTACGCGCTGGAAGACGCGGTGCAGGCGCACCGCGACCTCGAAGCGCGCAAGACGACGGGGTCGTCGGTCTTCGTCATCTGAGGAGCGCAGCATGAAAGTCGAACAACTGACCTATGCCATCGGCGCGGAACTGACCGGCGTGAATCTCGCCGATGCCGTTCACGACGACGCGCTCTTCGCCGAGATTCGCGCGGCGCTGCTCAAGCACCGTGTGCTGTTCCTGCGCGACCAGAACATCACGCGCACCGAGCACGTGGCGTTCGCGCGCCGCTTCGGCGAGCTGGAGGATCATCCGGTGGCGGGCAGTGACCCGGAGCATCCGGGCCTCGTGCGCATCTACAAGAACCCGGAGCAGCCCAACGACCGTTACGAAAACGCGTGGCACGCGGACGCCACCTGGCGCGAGGCGCCGCAGTTCGGCGCGGTGCTGCGCTGCGTGGAGTGCCCGCCCGTGGGCGGCGACACGATGTGGGCGAACATGGTGCTCGCCTACGAGAAGCTGCCGGAACACGTGAAGGCGCAGATCGACGGCCTGTATGCGCGCCACAGCATCGAGGCGAGCTTTGGTGCGGCCATGCCGATCGAAAAGCGCCATGCCCTGCGGGCGCAGTTTCCTGACGCGGAACACCCGGTGGTGCGCACGCATCCGGAAACCGGCGAGAAGGTGCTGTTCGTGAGCGCGTTTGCGACGCACATCACGAACTATCACACGCCCGATCGTGTGCGCTACGGTCAGGACGCCAACCCGGGCGCGGGCGACCTGCTGCGCTATCTCGTGAGCCAGGCCTATATTCCGGAGTACCAGGTACGCTGGCGCTGGAAGCCGAACAGCATCGCGATCTGGGACAACCGCAGCACCCAGCACTATGCAGTGATGGACTATCCGCCGTGTCACCGCAAGATGGAACGCGCCGGCATTATCGGCGACAAGCCGTACTGAAGCGCGCAGGAGACCAAAACAAATGACGCTTGAAACCACACCGACCATTCTGATGGTCCCGGGGTTGCGCGACCACGTGGCGGAGCACTGGCAGACGCTGCTGGAAAGCCGGCTGCCCAAGGCGGCCTCGGTGCCGCCTCTCGAGCACGACAAACTGAGCTGCGCGGCGCGCGTGGCCGCGCTCGACGCGGCGCTCGCGAAGATCGACGGTCCCGTCATTCTCGTCGCGCACAGCGCGGGCGTGATGATCACGGTGCATTGGGCGCAGCAGCACAGCCGCAAGATTCATGGCGCGCTGCTAGCCGCGCCGGCGGACCTCGAAACGCCGCTGCCGGCGGGTTATCCGGCCTTCGACGCGCTGGCCGAAAACGGCTGGCACCCGATTCCGCGCAAGCCGCTGCCGTTCCCGAGCATCGTGGGCGCGAGCCGCAACGATCCGCTCGCGCAGTTCGAGCGCGTGGAGGCGATGGCCAGGGATTGGGGCAGCAGCCTGGTCGATCTCGGCGAAGTGGGACACCTTAATCCAGCCGCCGGCTTCGGCGAATGGCCGATGGCGGAGAGCCTGATCCGTGAACTTCTCTGACCCGCGCGCGGTGAATGCTGGAAACGACACCGCCAGCAACGAGCATGCGATGACGATCGAGGTTTTTCTCGATTTCATCTGTCCGTGGTGCCTGATCGGCAAACGCAACCTGGAAACGGCCTTGCGCCGCTTCGCGCAATTGCGGCCTGATGTACCGATCCAGGTGCTGTGGCGCTCGCACCAACTGTTGCCCGGCACACCCCCAGAAGGGATGTCATACCAGGCGTTCTATCTCGCCCGGCTCGGAAGTCCCGAGGCAATTGCGACGAGGCGGGCGCAGGTGCGGGCCGCAGCCCATGCTGCGGGCATCACGTTGGCGTTCGAACGCATCGAGGTGCTGCCGAACACGACACTTGCCCACCGCCTTCTTGGCTGTGCGATCGCTCACGGCACCGACGCGCAGCAAGCAACGCTGGTCGAGCGTCTGTTTGGCGCCTACTTCGTTGAGGGTAGGGACATCGGCAATCTGCATGTGCTTGAGGAGATCGGCCTTGAGTGTGGCCTGAATCACGAGGCCATGCTCGACCATTGGACGGACTCCCATGAACGCCGCAGCGGCGGGCTGTCGCCGCAGGCTCAGCATGGCATCAGCGGTGTTCCGACCTTCGTGTTCAACAGGAAATTTGCGCTCTCAGGCGCACACGCTCCCCACGCGCTGCTGGAAGCCTTGATGCAGTCTGCTCCGGCATAAGGAACAACGGAATGTCAAGTTCGATACGGTTGTGCTCGGTCGATGAACTCGGCCCCGGGCTGCGCAAACAAATGACCATTGAGGAGAAATAGGATGCAAGGCTTGATGATGCAGCAACCGCTGCTGGTTGCTTCGCTGCTCAGGCATGCTGAACGCCACCATGGCACACGGGAAATCGTGTCGCGGCGTGTCGAGGGAGATATTCACCGTTACACGTACCGGGACCTGGCGCAACGCGCGCGCCGCATGGCCAACGCCCTGACGGGGCTCGGTGTGAAGCCAGGCGAGCGAGTAGGGACGCTCGCATGGAACGGATACCGGCACATGGAGCTCTATTTCGCCGTCTCGGGTTCCGGGTCCGTGCTGCATACGCTCAACCCGCGGCTGCATGTCGATCAGCTCGCCTATATCATCGAGCACGCCGAAGATCGCGTGGTGTTCTTTGACCTCACGTTCCTGCCGCTCATCGAAAGCGTGGCGGCTAAGGTCAAGAGCCCCAAGGTTTTCATCGCGATGACCGATCGCGCGCACATGCCTCGGGGCCACGGCTTGTCCACGATGCTCATGTGCTACGAAGACCTCGTCGACGGCCACAGTGACGAATTCGAATGGCCGCTGCTGGACGAGAACACAGCGTCGTCGCTGTGCTACACCTCGGGCACGACCGGCAATCCGAAGGGCGTGCTCTATAGTCACCGCTCGACCCTGCTGCACACCTACGCGGCCGCGTTGCCCGACGCTCTGAACTGTTCGGCCCGTGACGCCATTCTTCCTGTCGTGCCGATGTTCCATGTGAACGCGTGGGGCCTGCCGTACATCGCGTGCATGGTCGGCGCGAAGCTCGTGTTCCCGGGACCGGCGCTGGACGGCAAGTCGCTCTATGAGCTTATCGAAGGGGAACACGTCACGCTATCGGCCGGAGTGCCGACGGTCTGGCAGGGCCTGCTTGCACACGTCGAATCGGTGAAGGGTTCATTCTCGACGATGCGCCGCACGATCATCGGCGGCGCACCGTGTCCGACGGCGATGACGACGGCATTCCAGAAGGAGCATCACGTCGAAGTGCTCCATGCGTGGGGCATGACGGAGTTGAGCCCGGTCGGCACGGTCTGCAGTTTCAAGGCGCATCAGGTCGATCTGCCTGATGCGCAGCGTTATGCATTGCAAGCGAAGCAGGGCCGCTCGGTGTTCGGCATCGACATGAAGATCGTCGACGTTGCGGGCAAGGAACTGCCCTGGGACGGCGCGGCCGCTGGCGATCTGCTCGTGCGCGGCCATTGGGTGACGCGTGATTACTTCGGCGGCGATTACAGCTCGCCGCTCCTGGACGGCTGGTTCCCAACCGGTGACGTCGCAAAGATCGATGCCGACGGCTTCATGCAGATTACCGATCGCAGCAAGGACGTGATCAAGTCCGGCGGCGAGTGGATCAGTTCGATCGACATTGAAAACATCGCGAGCCTGCACCCGCAAGTGGCCGTGGCGGTCTGCATTGCGGCGCGCCACCCGAAGTGGGATGAGCGGCCGCTTCTGCTGATCGTGCCCAAGGCCGGCAGCGCGCTGTCCGCAGAGGGACTGCTGGACTTCTTCGATGGGCGCATCGCGAAATGGTGGAAGCCAGACGCGGTGGTGTTCATCGATTCGGTCCCGCTCGGCGCAACCGGCAAGGTGCTCAAACATCAGTTGCGCGATCAGTACGGCAACTACTATCTGTCGGCCTGACGGCCGGCCGGATCACATTACCCAGCAGCAATAACCACAGGAGTATGTAATGACCACGACTACCAAAACGCTCAGCCTGATTCTCTGCACGCTGCTCGCTTCGGCGTCCCTGAACGCGTCGGCCCAATCCGCAGCTAGCGCGCCCAGCGCGACCACCGCGACGGAGTCCAGCGCAGCAGCGCCCGCTACGCCGACCAACACGAAGTTGCGTCGCGCGGTGTATACCGCAATCGCGAAGCACAAGGAAATTCACGGCGGCAGCATCGGTGTCACCGCCAAGAATGGCGCGGTCACGCTGAATGGTTCGGTCACGGACGCCGCGCAAGTCGACAAAGTCGCCGAGATCGCAAAGGGTGTGCCTGGCGTGACCTCGGTGACCAACAAGCTGATTGTCCAGAAGCCCCTGGGCGGGATGTAAGCATGGATGACTCGCCGGAGGTACTGTCGCCTTCCGGCAATCGCACGGGCCGGCGCAGTGGCCGGCCCCGTTTCAACACAATGGCGTACCTGGGCGGGTCGTGCAGTGCTTCGAATGGGTCCGGTATATTAAGGATGACGTACTAAAACGCGGCGATCGGGCCGTATTCGACCCAGTCGCCGCGCCTCGACCGCTCATTGCGCACGCTGCCAGATCACGGGTGAAATAGAAATGACAAAGCCGCCTGGGCGGCGGCTTTGGGTCGGTCAGCGGATCGCGTCGGATCGGGCCAGTGCAGAACTGGCCCGATCCCCGGATATCACTTAGAAAGTATGGCGCAGGCCGATGTTGACGGCCGTGGTGTTCTTGCCCGGAGCGACAGGCGTGCCGTAAATCAGTTCCTGGTTCATCTGTCCGCGGTTGGACACGTAGCCGGCCTGGGCATAAACCAGCGTGCGCTTCGACAGGCTGTAGTCGCCACCGATTGCGTAGGCGGTCGACTGGTTCTGGTTGTTCTTGTTGTCCTTGATGTAGTAGACGCCCGAGGTGAAGTTGAGCGCAGGGGAGTAGCGGTAGCCGAGACCGCCCGTCCACATGTCGAAATCACCCGAGACGACAAACGCCTTCGGCACCCCATTCGGGTTGGCCGGATTGCGCCCGTTGCTGAACGACCCGGAGACCGAGATGCCATGCCACGTGTATTTCGCGCCGAAGTACACGAAGCGGTTGTTGTTCAGGCCGGTTGCAGGAATGCCGTTCGGCAGGTTCGCAGCCGAAGCCGCGTAGGAGAACGGATTGGCGTCGTGCCCGTTGTAGTACACGGCATCCGCGTTCAGACCAAAGCCCGAATACTTGAGCACTGCCGACTCGCGCGTGCCGCCTTGGGGCTGGCCTGCGACGCCGCCGGGCGCGTACTCGAGTGCAGCGGACACACCGTAGAACGACGGCGAATTGTAGACGATCGCATTGTCGTCATACAGCGCGCCAATCTGACCGTTCGTGTTGCTTCCCGTCCAGCCCGACATCGTGTTCATCGTAAGCCAGGCGGTCAGGACGCTGCCGAAATACTGCGCATTGCGCACGTCCGTTTCGGCCATTGCGTAGGCCATCGGCGCGAACTGGCGGCCGAAGTCGATCTTGCCGAACGGTCCCGACACACCGACAGTCGTGACCTGGGTGAAAATCGAGCCGCCACTCGGGGTATCGGACTTGCCTGGCTGGCCGTTCGAGCTGTTAAACGAGCCCTGGAGCTTGAAGTTGGCGGCGTATCCGCCGCCAAGGTCCTCGGAGCCCTTCATGCCGAAGATGCTCGAATAGATGCCACCGTCCTTGAGCTGCACCACATGACCCGCGTTGCCGTTAATTTTTGTGTTCGGCAAAAAGGGGGCCGCTGCGTACGCTGCCGACGTGCTCTGGTAGAGCAAACCAGAGTCCACGGTTCCGTAAAGCGTCACCGATGATTGCGCATGTGATGCGCCTGCGAATGCGAAAAGCGCTGCGGCGCAGGTAATCCTCAACTTCATGTGGTCTCCGACGTAACTAAGTTCAACCCCGAGCAACATTAGATTCTAAAAAGATGATGTTGCAACTGATTGAGGATGATACGCACGACCACACAAAGCTTTCCCCCCATCGGAGGGGGGGCGGGTTTTCCGGAATTTCGCTAGATCATGTCAGCCATCGATCCATATGCTGCGGCGCTTTCAGCCCTATATAGCGATCACCTACTCGCAGCTTGAATTCCGCGGCTTGCTATTTACGTTGTAGCCTGGTGACAAGTTCAGGGGGTGCCGTTAATACAAATGATGGTTGCAATATCATCTATACGATAGTTGGTATTTCAGCGCTTTCGTAAAACTGGAATTCAACCTTTGGACCCCGAATAATATCCACTTTCATAGGGGAAAACGCTGAGTTTGTATGACACCAACCGGTCCATAAGGGCGTCCCTGTGCAGGATGCCTTAGGACTGAACAGAATGGCTACGCCAGGCACAGATCCCGCGAATCGGCTAGTCACGCGCAGGAGCCAATTCAAGCGCTTTCCTGAATCAACCCCATCAGTTGCGCGCGGCGAACGATCTGCTTGCGCGACGTCGCGTCGAGCTTGACGAAGAGATTCTTGAGATGCCACTTCACGGTTTCCTGGCCGACACCCATGGCAAGCGCGATCTCCTTGTTTGTGAGGTGGCGGCTGACCAGTTCGAGCACGGTGCGCTCCTTGGGGGTAAGCGCCGTACTCGGCATGACGCGCGATCTGCCTTCCGGTTCGGCGTCCCGTGAGGCGACCGGGGCTGCGGGCTTGATCGACTGGGCGCGCACGGCCCGCGGCTCGCTGTCGCCGTCACGCTCCCGCAACCAGTCCGCGAACGCGGGATGAAGGGCGAGTGTCGAGAGAGACATCCCGTAGGTGACGGCGAGACCTTTGGCCTCGCGCAGCAGCGCGGAGCCGTCTGCGCCGAGCCGGTCCTGCGCAAACGCGCGCGCGGCCATTAACTCGGCGCCCACGCCACCGAGTTTCATCGAATCGGTCCACTCCTGCGCGAGGGCCAATGCCGCTTCGGCACCTCGCCAGTCCTGCGCAGCGAAGGCGACAAATGCCCGCGCGATGTGCTGGTGCATGAGCAGCGCGCCGCGCTTGAGCGGCGCATCTTCGGTGGCGTGTCCAGCGACGATATCGTCCAGACGGCTGGCAAGCGTGTGGCAACTCGCCGAACGGAAACGGCCGCTGTGCAGCCTGATCTGTTCGGCTAGACTGACCACGCATAGCCTCGGCATACGACGTGCGGTTCCGATGGCGCCGAGCGTCTCAAGCAGGTCAAAGGCTCGGTGCTCGGCGCCGCAAGCCGCCGCGACCCGGGCGGCAGTGCGGTAGGCAAAGATCACCGCATCTGGCGTCCCGCTGCGCTCAATGACGTCCAGCCGGTTAGCGAGCAACGCTGCCGCTTCGTTGAGATCGCCCTGTTTGTGCCGGGTTGCGGCGAGGAGGGCGGCGAGCATGCAGGAAAACGGGTGTCTGCGCCCCAGGTCGTCGTCCGCCTGCGCGAGGGCCGGACGCAATGCGCGCTCGGCGAGCAGCACCTGCCCCTCAAGGAGGTAGCTGAAACCCGTAAGGCACGCGCGCCAACGAACCACGTAGCGGTTGGCCGCACTGGCGTCCCCGCGGGGTGCGTGCCGGCCGAACTGGCGCGCCGCCGCATAATCGCCCGCCATGATGGCTCGTATGAATAGGCGGTTGGCGTGTACCTGCTGCAGCCAGGGGTCACTAACAGGCGGTGTGTTCCCCCAGCGTTCGAGCAGACGCGCCGCCCGGTCAGGCTCATCGGCGAAATAGGCGGCCGCACTCAGAATGAGGTCGATCTCAAAGCGCATCGCCTCATCGGGCTCTGTGCTGCGCAGGATCGCCTGCGCCTGCGACTCGGCCTGTTGCTGCCGGTCACTGAGCGCGAGCGCCCATGCCATCGCGAGCCGTAGACGCGGATGTCGTTCCAGGACCGCCTCAGGCAACCATTCGAGCCACTCGAGCACGGTAACGACGTGGCCCTGCGTGACGGCCTCGTGCAGCGACCGTTGTGCCAGCACATACGCGGTCTCCTCCTCCCCGCACGCGAGCGCGTGGCGTGCGGCGGCTTCGGGCATGCCGTTGTCCGCCAGCCACAGCATCGCGCGGCGGTGCAATTCTTCCCGTGTGGAGGGTGGCAGGGCAGCCAGCCGCGCGCGCAGCGCGTCGCGCGCCATCGCATGCATGCGGAACCATTGATCACGCCCCTGCGCGCCGACAAAGAGCGGTGTTTCCTGGGCAAGCCGCAGGAGCCGCTCGCGCGCATCCTGTGCCCCGGTGATGGCCGCGCACAGATCGTCGCGCTGAAGTTCGACGATCGATATGCGGGTGAGGAACTCTGCGTCCTCGCTGCTGAGTCTCTCGAGCAGAGCCGTGACGAACTGTTCACGAATGCCGGCCGTGCTGCTGGCGAAGGCGTCGATGCTCGCGACGGGATCATCGGCGTCCGCGATGGCGGCGAGGGTGAGTTGCAGGCCGAGCGGCCAGCCTTCTGCGATGTCGTGCAGTCTGGCGCTCGCTTCGGCATCGACAACGGCGTCCAGCCGGCCGCCGATCAGCGCGATGGTTTCGTCCAGACGAAAGCGAAGTGCAACGGCGTCCACCGTCACGCACCGGCCAAAGGCACTCAGGCGCCGGATCACCTTGTCGAATCCGGCTCGCGCGGCAATCACCACGCGCAGGTTGGGCGGCAGGTTTTCGAGCAGGTAGACAAGCGCGTCGAAGCTCGCTTGCGGCAGCTTTTCGGCTTCATCCAGTATCAGGACGGTATCGAGCGCGGTGCGGGCGACTTCCGCCAGCCATGCGGTGATCCCCTCCAATGGCGAATCCGGGAGCGCGCCGCCCTCGAGCAGGCGCTTGCCGAATGCGACCTTGCCGGACGCCGCGCGCACGGCAAGCGTGAGGCCTCCGAGCAGGCGCAGAGGGTCGTCGTGCCCGTCCAGCGAGAGCCAGGCGACCGCACTACCGTGTCTCAGGTATTCCTGTCGCCACTGGATCAGGAGGGACGTCTTCCCAAAGCCCGGTGGTGCATGCACAACGGTCACGGCGCGATTGCGGAACTGCTCGTTGTCCGACCCCAGACGGCTGCGAGCTAGCATGTCCCTCGGCGCACGCGGCGGGATGATCTTGAGCGTCGCTTCCGGACTCGTGACGGATAGTTGCTTTGTCATCAGATTGGGGCGAAGAACTGCGCTGCGAACATGCCGATTGAAACGGGGGTCGGGCAGGGTTGAATCAATTATAGCGGACCCATTCCGCTTCCAAACCAGCCTCCCCCCCTTTCGATGGGGGGAGATTCCCAGCACGGATTTCCCTACCATTGCGGGCAATCCAGCAACTCAGAATCACATGTTTCGACATCTCGGAATATTCATTGAGCCGAGCGAACCTTGCTCGGATGCGGCTATTCAGGTGCTCGAATTTGCCCTCGAAAATAGTACCCGGATCAGTCTCTGGTACGCACAGAGGTGGCCGGATGATCCCCACGCCCAGACGCATTGCGAGTTCGTGGCGCGCGAAGCACTCGCGCGTACTGAGGCTGCTGCACTGGCGATGGGGATCCCGTGCAGGGCCGCGGCGCTCTTTTCGTCGCAACCTGCACAGGAAGTGTTGAACGCGGTGAACCATTACGGGTGCGACGCGATCGTCATGGTGCGGGGCGAGGCGGCGGCACCCGGGTCGCAGTTGTTCGAATTGCCCTCGCTCGCTACGGTTCCCGTGCTGACGTTTGGTATCGGTTGTACACCACCCGCCATTCAGGCCCTTGAACTGCTGCGCACCGAGTACCGGCGACACGCTGTCCTGTTGCGCCAGTGGCTGTGCCTGCTGAGTGACCGGAACGTGTCGGATGGGTCGACCCTCCGCGCGCATTGCGTGGGTCTGCGGGCGGTCATCGAGCAGATCCGCAGCACCTTGCATCCCTTGCAGCGTTGCAAGGAACTCACTCTCTATGGCCGACTCCGGCGGCGTGTCGAAAGCGTGCGCGCCGAAATCGACGAAGTCCTGCTGCTGGGTCAGCGCGCTCACGAACTGCTCGGCGAGTTCGAGTCGATGGTGTCGCGACAGGCGGGAGACGTCGAGGCGGCGG harbors:
- a CDS encoding 3-keto-5-aminohexanoate cleavage protein; this translates as MQFLDDSLHPENQDKVVITTAPYGPEWMPEDFPEDIPVTMEEQIQKAVDCYNAGATVLHLHVRELDGKGSKRLSKFNELIAGVRAAVPDMIIQVGGSISFAPEDEGQAAKWLSDDTRHMLADLEPKPDQVTVAINTTQMNIMELLYPEYLEGTSLSNPAFMAAYSEMTVPAGPAWVEEHLRRLQASGIQPHFQLTGIHALETLDRLVRKGVYMGPLNLTWIGIGGGFDGPNPFNFANFVHRAPDGCTLTAESLLKNVLPFNMMAMAMGLHPRCGIEDTIIDQHGKRFTSVQQIEQCVRVARELGREIATGKEAREIYRIGVQYETIDETLTANGMAPNRKPGVRNLPLRAA
- a CDS encoding MFS transporter, with translation MLMQHAEPTTGDVSVAKDDVRAYAWVVFALTAGLLLSDYMSRQVLNAVFPLLKSTWSLSDTRLGSLSSVVALMVGVLTFPLSVLADRWGRVKSIILMAAMWSLATLGCALSTNYGEMLLARAFVGIGEAAYGSVGVALVLSIFPARLRSTLTASFMAGGAFGSVLGMAIGGAVAAHVGWRAAFGTMAGLGLALVVVYRFVVTEKRLAPMQPASVSRAAKTPGVRTSFRTLMKGLFSTKSVICAYVGSGCHLLVPAAVWAWVPSFLNRYYGMATAQAAATGALFVLVTGVGMVVCGNLADRVSKNRPQNKWATAIAYCLICFTLLAIGFRMPAGTLQLVVIGCGMFFCAGASGPSGAMVANLTPPSIHASAFATLTLANNLLGLAPAAVLTGLVADHIGLLGALQLVPFASLIAATAFFIGKRNYGRDLDRVNALREQAAY
- a CDS encoding quinone oxidoreductase family protein yields the protein MAKAVRFYETGGPEVLRYESVEVGDPGPGQVRLRHEAVGLNFADTYFRSGLYPVPLPAGMGVEAAGVVEAVGPEVTNVAVGDRVTYTGFINTLGAYSTERLIPAAPLIKLPDAIACETAAGMTMRGLTSSYLMRRIHDFKAGDTILLHAAAGGVGLIVSQWAKLLGLTVIGTVSNEAKGEVARAHGCDHIIYYGREDVAKRVRELTNGVGVNVVFDSVGKDTFEASLDSLKRRGLMVCVGTASGPIPPFNPQILAMKGSLYLTRPALADYIADPAEKNELASELFGHVAAGRIKIELNQRYALEDAVQAHRDLEARKTTGSSVFVI
- a CDS encoding TauD/TfdA dioxygenase family protein produces the protein MKVEQLTYAIGAELTGVNLADAVHDDALFAEIRAALLKHRVLFLRDQNITRTEHVAFARRFGELEDHPVAGSDPEHPGLVRIYKNPEQPNDRYENAWHADATWREAPQFGAVLRCVECPPVGGDTMWANMVLAYEKLPEHVKAQIDGLYARHSIEASFGAAMPIEKRHALRAQFPDAEHPVVRTHPETGEKVLFVSAFATHITNYHTPDRVRYGQDANPGAGDLLRYLVSQAYIPEYQVRWRWKPNSIAIWDNRSTQHYAVMDYPPCHRKMERAGIIGDKPY
- a CDS encoding RBBP9/YdeN family alpha/beta hydrolase, which codes for MTLETTPTILMVPGLRDHVAEHWQTLLESRLPKAASVPPLEHDKLSCAARVAALDAALAKIDGPVILVAHSAGVMITVHWAQQHSRKIHGALLAAPADLETPLPAGYPAFDALAENGWHPIPRKPLPFPSIVGASRNDPLAQFERVEAMARDWGSSLVDLGEVGHLNPAAGFGEWPMAESLIRELL
- a CDS encoding DsbA family oxidoreductase, with the protein product MNFSDPRAVNAGNDTASNEHAMTIEVFLDFICPWCLIGKRNLETALRRFAQLRPDVPIQVLWRSHQLLPGTPPEGMSYQAFYLARLGSPEAIATRRAQVRAAAHAAGITLAFERIEVLPNTTLAHRLLGCAIAHGTDAQQATLVERLFGAYFVEGRDIGNLHVLEEIGLECGLNHEAMLDHWTDSHERRSGGLSPQAQHGISGVPTFVFNRKFALSGAHAPHALLEALMQSAPA